The Musa acuminata AAA Group cultivar baxijiao chromosome BXJ1-3, Cavendish_Baxijiao_AAA, whole genome shotgun sequence genome window below encodes:
- the LOC135625030 gene encoding large ribosomal subunit protein eL43: MTKRTKKAGIVGKYGTRYGASLRKQIKKMEVSQHAKYFCEFCGKYAVKRKAVGIWGCKDCGKVKAGGAYTLNTASAVTVRSTIRRLREQTES; encoded by the exons ATG ACGAAGCGCACCAAGAAGGCCGGAATTGTTGGCAAATACG GTACCAGGTATGGTGCAAGTTTGAGGAAGCAAATCAAGAAAATGGAGGTTTCTCAGCATGCAAAGTACTTCTGTGAGTTCTGCGGAAAG TATGCTGTGAAGAGAAAAGCAGTTGGGATTTGGGGCTGTAAGGATTGCGGCAAGGTCAAGGCAGGCGGTGCTTATACATTGAA CACTGCTAGTGCTGTAACTGTGAGGAGCACTATTCGTCGATTGAGAGAACAAACTGAGAGCTGA
- the LOC135637279 gene encoding probable purine permease 4, whose protein sequence is MILFLGSLSSSLLSRFYFVHGGSNRWVETLVQSAGFPLLLLPIYLTPSPSSRPFSGFSRRLVYVSLLLGLLLGVNNLLFSCGVSYLSVSTSSLLLSSQLGFTLLLSALLVRHPLTFSSLNCVVLLTLSSVLLALNSSGDRPPGVDRGHFFLGFAATLGAAGLFAVYLPVTQLVYRGVSGYRMVVEVQLLMEAAATALAATGMAASGGWRKEGAWDLGGARYWTVVAATVVGWQFCFMGTAGMVFLTSSVNSVICMTALLSVNVLGGVLVFGDEFGGGKAVALVLCLWAFSSYLYGEYKKKKDEAVMAMEEGKETERRESSEVTGGDNSA, encoded by the coding sequence ATGATCCTCTTCCTGGGCTCTCTGTCCTCATCCCTGCTCTCCCGCTTCTACTTCGTCCATGGCGGCTCCAACCGTTGGGTGGAGACCCTGGTTCAGTCGGCCGGCttcccgctcctcctcctccccataTACCTCACTCCGTCTCCCTCCTCTCGTCCCTTCTCTGGCTTCAGTCGTCGTCTTGTTTATGTGTCCCTCCTGCTCGGCCTCCTGCTGGGCGTCAACAATCTGCTCTTCTCCTGCGGCGTGTCCTACCTCTCCGTCTCCACTTCCTCGCTCCTCCTATCGTCGCAGCTCGGTTTCACGCTCCTCCTCTCGGCGCTCCTCGTCCGCCACCCGTTGACCTTCTCCAGTCTCAACTGCGTTGTGCTTTTGACCCTCAGCTCCGTTCTTCTCGCTCTCAACTCGTCCGGTGACCGCCCCCCCGGCGTCGACCGGGGCCACTTCTTCCTCGGCTTCGCCGCCACCCTCGGCGCCGCGGGCCTCTTCGCGGTGTACCTCCCGGTCACGCAGCTGGTCTACCGCGGGGTGAGCGGGTACCGGATGGTGGTGGAGGTGCAGCTGCTGATGGAGGCGGCCGCGACGGCGCTAGCTGCGACGGGGATGGCGGCGAGCGGCGGGTGGCGAAAAGAGGGCGCGTGGGACCTCGGCGGCGCCCGGTACTGGACGGTGGTGGCGGCCACGGTGGTGGGCTGGCAGTTCTGCTTCATGGGCACCGCGGGGATGGTGTTCCTGACGTCCTCCGTGAACAGCGTCATCTGCATGACGGCGCTGCTCTCCGTCAACGTGCTGGGCGGCGTCCTGGTGTTCGGCGACGAGTTCGGCGGCGGCAAGGCGGTGGCCCTGGTGCTCTGCCTCTGGGCCTTCAGTTCCTACCTGTACGGAGAGTACAAGAAGAAGAAGGACGAGGCTGTGATGGCAATGGAGGAGGGGAAGGAGACGGAGAGGAGAGAGAGTAGCGAGGTGACTGGAGGTGATAACAGTGCTTGA